A portion of the Bacteroides faecium genome contains these proteins:
- a CDS encoding DUF4843 domain-containing protein: MKMKNILLTGMMACIGISLFFSCQEEGLVLNGNDVSYINFNKDLTKDTTRISFEFYPLGEGMDVKIAEVPIEVAIFGKIQDKDLEFTIAIDEKMSTFPASQCILPEKCVFKSGQLLDTIYVKLKNFPDLKTTTKFVALRINAGDEVGEGIANYSRAIIAVTDRLVKPDWWDYKDIEYYGEYYSSVDWYYLGDYSDTKFRMFLEVLQENDDELFDGKDRVKLRKYSLSLKYKVAEENARRGPDNPLRDEKGVIIEVPVAG; encoded by the coding sequence ATGAAAATGAAAAATATATTGTTGACGGGAATGATGGCATGCATAGGCATATCGCTGTTTTTCTCTTGTCAGGAGGAAGGACTTGTTCTCAATGGGAATGATGTTTCTTATATTAATTTTAATAAAGACTTGACGAAAGATACGACTCGAATCAGTTTTGAATTTTATCCTTTGGGAGAAGGTATGGATGTGAAAATTGCCGAAGTACCAATTGAAGTGGCTATCTTCGGTAAGATTCAAGATAAAGATTTGGAGTTTACCATTGCTATAGATGAGAAGATGTCTACTTTTCCTGCATCTCAATGTATTCTCCCTGAGAAGTGCGTCTTTAAAAGTGGACAATTATTAGATACTATTTATGTAAAACTGAAAAACTTTCCTGACTTAAAAACTACTACTAAATTTGTTGCTTTGAGAATAAATGCAGGAGACGAAGTTGGCGAAGGTATAGCCAACTATTCCAGAGCAATAATCGCAGTGACAGACCGTCTTGTAAAACCTGACTGGTGGGATTATAAAGACATCGAATATTATGGTGAGTATTATAGCTCAGTCGACTGGTATTATTTAGGTGACTATTCAGACACAAAATTCCGTATGTTTTTAGAAGTACTGCAAGAAAATGATGATGAACTGTTTGATGGCAAAGATAGAGTGAAGCTACGTAAATACTCTTTGTCGTTAAAGTATAAAGTAGCGGAAGAAAATGCGCGAAGAGGTCCTGACAATCCTTTGAGAGATGAGAAAGGCGTAATTATAGAAGTGCCTGTTGCCGGATAA
- a CDS encoding S9 family peptidase codes for MGYKIGILLALFVGGLVTVAKPQQLANYELVEKFNAFTAGGKLSENSFGLHPREINDTDNFWFDYRTSAGRFYYYVTPDKGKQELLFDNDEMAMALSELTRERVDPKGLRFYDFKFSKDQKSFTFEHGNKAYEYNRITRKLKEVEKENKKTMDEYDYLYMNYSPDKKYILFAKNHNLYVKGNKELGVDTTEVQLTFDGMPLYTYADERDGFYPDREMSTNARWCKDSRHVYFVMEDERKLQDFWVINSLSDKPELVKYKYEYPGDKHVTQNELVIIDVVEKTARKANVGKWPDQYIMVFSTSSKGDLIFFERTKRTWDEVDVCSVNTSTLEVKELIHEVDKPYRDVHARNVEVLNDGKDILFRSERTGWGHYYHYDGNGNLKNTITSGAWVSGHIVAIDTLKREIYFYGYGGDPKMDPCYYQLYKSHIDREGVTRITKEDAQHQVHFLKSRRYFIDSFSRVDMEPRTLLKDNTGKVILEFPKPDLAQVYAEGWRKPERFVVKAADNVTDLYGVMWKPSNFDPEKKYPIVSIVYPGPYYGFVPTNFTLDNSYCTRMAQLGFIVITVGHRGDTPMRGKVYHRYGYNHMRDYPLADDKYAIEQLAQCHSFIDIDRVGIYGHSGGGLMAAAAICTYPDFYKAAVSCSGNHDNNIYNRGWGECYNGVKEVEKVVKDSLGNETKEYEYKFSVKSNAEIAKNLKGHLMLVTGDMDKNVNPAHTYRMAQALIEAGKDFDMLVIPGAGHGYGSADKYFEKKMYRFFAKHLLGDTRADYWGDINRNK; via the coding sequence ATGGGATATAAAATTGGAATACTTTTGGCCTTGTTTGTCGGAGGTTTGGTTACTGTAGCCAAACCTCAGCAATTGGCTAATTATGAACTTGTGGAGAAATTCAATGCTTTTACTGCGGGAGGAAAACTCTCTGAAAACAGTTTTGGGCTTCATCCCCGCGAGATTAACGATACAGATAATTTTTGGTTTGATTATCGGACGTCAGCTGGAAGATTTTATTATTATGTGACTCCAGATAAAGGAAAACAAGAATTGCTGTTCGACAACGATGAGATGGCAATGGCACTATCGGAATTGACGAGAGAGAGAGTCGATCCAAAGGGGCTAAGATTTTATGATTTCAAATTCTCTAAAGACCAGAAATCGTTTACCTTTGAACATGGAAACAAGGCCTATGAGTATAACCGCATCACCCGCAAATTGAAAGAAGTTGAGAAGGAGAATAAGAAAACAATGGATGAGTATGATTACCTCTATATGAATTACTCTCCCGATAAAAAGTATATCCTGTTTGCCAAGAATCATAATTTGTATGTGAAAGGAAACAAGGAATTGGGAGTGGACACTACCGAGGTGCAACTCACTTTTGACGGAATGCCTCTGTATACTTATGCGGATGAGAGAGATGGCTTTTATCCCGATAGGGAAATGTCTACCAATGCACGTTGGTGTAAAGACAGCCGCCATGTATATTTTGTGATGGAGGACGAACGGAAATTACAAGACTTTTGGGTAATTAATTCTCTCTCTGATAAGCCGGAACTTGTGAAATATAAATATGAATATCCTGGTGACAAGCACGTGACACAGAACGAACTGGTCATCATTGACGTAGTGGAGAAGACAGCCCGTAAAGCGAATGTTGGCAAGTGGCCCGACCAATACATAATGGTGTTTTCCACTTCTTCCAAAGGGGATTTGATTTTTTTTGAACGTACGAAGCGTACATGGGATGAAGTGGATGTATGCTCCGTGAATACTTCTACATTAGAAGTCAAAGAATTGATTCACGAAGTAGACAAGCCTTACCGTGATGTGCATGCTCGCAACGTGGAAGTGCTGAACGACGGAAAAGATATCCTGTTCCGTTCTGAGCGTACGGGTTGGGGACATTATTATCATTATGACGGAAATGGGAATTTGAAAAATACCATTACTTCCGGAGCTTGGGTGAGCGGGCATATTGTTGCTATCGACACATTAAAGCGTGAGATTTATTTCTATGGATATGGGGGTGATCCGAAGATGGATCCTTGTTATTATCAATTGTATAAATCTCATATAGACCGTGAAGGAGTCACTCGGATAACTAAGGAAGATGCTCAGCATCAAGTACACTTTTTAAAATCTCGACGCTATTTTATTGACTCGTTTTCGAGGGTGGATATGGAGCCACGGACACTACTGAAAGATAATACTGGCAAAGTGATTCTGGAGTTTCCCAAACCTGATTTGGCACAGGTATATGCTGAAGGTTGGAGAAAGCCCGAACGTTTTGTAGTGAAGGCTGCTGATAATGTTACAGACTTGTATGGGGTGATGTGGAAACCGTCAAACTTTGATCCGGAGAAGAAATATCCGATTGTCTCAATTGTTTATCCTGGTCCTTACTATGGTTTTGTGCCTACCAATTTCACTTTGGACAATAGTTATTGTACCCGTATGGCGCAACTTGGTTTTATTGTCATTACTGTAGGTCACAGAGGAGACACTCCTATGCGTGGAAAAGTATATCACCGTTATGGTTATAATCATATGCGAGACTATCCGCTTGCGGATGATAAATATGCTATTGAGCAACTAGCGCAATGTCATTCGTTTATTGATATTGATAGAGTAGGTATCTACGGGCACTCTGGCGGTGGACTTATGGCTGCGGCAGCTATTTGCACATATCCTGACTTTTACAAAGCAGCTGTTTCTTGTTCTGGAAATCATGATAACAATATCTATAATCGTGGATGGGGAGAATGCTACAACGGCGTGAAAGAAGTGGAAAAAGTAGTAAAAGATAGTTTGGGCAATGAGACAAAAGAGTATGAATACAAGTTCAGTGTGAAGTCGAATGCAGAGATTGCCAAGAATCTGAAAGGACACTTGATGCTTGTCACCGGAGATATGGATAAGAATGTGAATCCTGCACATACATATCGTATGGCTCAGGCTTTGATTGAAGCCGGAAAGGATTTTGATATGCTGGTGATTCCGGGTGCCGGTCATGGATATGGTTCTGCTGATAAGTATTTTGAAAAGAAAATGTACCGTTTCTTCGCTAAACATTTGCTGGGTGATACTCGTGCGGATTATTGGGGAGATATTAATCGCAACAAATAA
- a CDS encoding S9 family peptidase — protein sequence MKNSLFKYICPVVVLFVCSLAGAQQKANYKLAEKFRLLEQNPIIKYSTEVKPTFINDTDCFYYSFTTREGKKYYYVNPKKKEKRLLFDTDELLSKIATYTKKAYSSADPYLSFTFMKDNETIRIDFDRGLYTYNIHTKVLKQLDEKSSYRNSDPYWMKYSPDSLYFLYASKDNLYFVGNQKKGQDTIPVQLTMDGEPNYTFNREDEGMLKGRFGAESAHWIPGSHRFYAVREDNRKVRDLWLINSLSTPYPTLKTYKAELAGDKHVTQYELLIGDIDTREVKKVDINRWPDQYIDVLYISKDGKRLYFQRYNRPWNQSDICEVDTETGKVRVVIHEENKPYLDYQMRNVSFLNDGKEILFRSERNGWGHYYLYDTATGNLKNQLTDGTWVAGPVTKIDTIGRKMYFYGYGREKGIDPYYYILYEAQLDRPNAVRLLTPENASHDVSISPSYRYMVDSYSTVSQEPVNVVRNRNGKVIMTLEKPDLQPIYEMGWKAPERFKVKAADGVTDLYGVMWKPADFDSTKVYPIISNVYPGPFFEYVPTRFTINDVYNTRLAQLGFIVITVGHRGGTPMRGKAYHTYGYNNMRDYPLADDKYAIEQLAARYPFIDATKVGIYGHSGGGFMSAAAICTYPDFYSAAVSSAGNHDNRIYNKGFVEIHFGVDEKVKTTKDSLGVESTTYDYSVRVRPNQELAKNYKHGLLLFTGAMDKTVNPANTLRLVDALIKADKDFEMFVLPKCTHGFFGESEDFFEHKMWRHFARLLLHDNSADSDVDLNKDMIKDDRRR from the coding sequence ATGAAAAACTCTCTCTTTAAATACATATGTCCGGTAGTTGTGTTATTTGTATGCAGCCTTGCCGGTGCACAGCAGAAAGCGAATTATAAGTTAGCGGAGAAATTCCGTTTGTTGGAACAAAATCCTATAATAAAGTATTCTACAGAAGTCAAGCCGACGTTTATCAATGATACGGACTGTTTCTATTATTCGTTTACTACACGTGAAGGAAAGAAGTATTATTATGTAAATCCGAAGAAAAAGGAAAAACGTCTGCTGTTTGATACGGATGAATTATTGAGCAAAATTGCGACATATACCAAGAAAGCTTATTCTTCGGCAGATCCATATCTGTCTTTCACTTTCATGAAGGATAATGAAACGATTCGTATTGATTTTGACCGTGGACTTTATACGTACAACATTCATACCAAGGTGTTGAAGCAACTTGATGAAAAATCATCCTACAGAAATAGTGATCCGTATTGGATGAAGTATTCTCCAGATAGTCTCTATTTTCTCTATGCAAGCAAGGATAACTTGTACTTCGTTGGAAATCAAAAGAAAGGGCAAGATACCATCCCTGTACAACTGACAATGGATGGTGAGCCGAACTATACATTTAACCGTGAAGACGAGGGTATGCTGAAAGGACGCTTCGGAGCTGAATCCGCTCATTGGATTCCGGGTAGCCATCGTTTTTATGCTGTTCGTGAGGATAACAGGAAAGTGCGTGATCTATGGTTAATCAATTCGTTGTCTACTCCATATCCGACACTGAAAACTTATAAAGCTGAACTGGCGGGAGATAAACATGTCACCCAATATGAATTATTAATTGGAGATATTGATACCCGTGAAGTGAAGAAAGTTGATATTAATCGCTGGCCTGATCAGTATATCGACGTATTATATATCTCGAAAGACGGGAAGCGTTTGTATTTCCAACGCTATAACCGTCCGTGGAACCAGTCGGATATCTGCGAAGTAGACACAGAAACCGGAAAAGTACGCGTAGTGATTCATGAAGAAAACAAACCGTATCTTGATTATCAGATGCGTAATGTCTCTTTCCTAAATGACGGAAAGGAAATCCTGTTCCGTTCCGAACGTAACGGTTGGGGACACTATTACCTGTATGACACGGCAACGGGAAATCTGAAGAACCAACTGACTGATGGAACATGGGTAGCCGGTCCGGTCACCAAGATTGATACTATCGGACGTAAGATGTATTTCTATGGTTATGGTCGTGAGAAAGGTATTGATCCTTATTACTACATTCTTTATGAAGCTCAACTGGATCGTCCGAATGCAGTCCGTTTGTTGACGCCGGAGAATGCGTCGCATGATGTCAGTATCTCTCCGTCTTACCGATATATGGTAGATTCTTATTCTACCGTTTCGCAGGAACCGGTGAATGTGGTTCGTAACCGGAATGGAAAGGTAATCATGACGTTGGAAAAGCCCGATTTGCAGCCTATCTATGAGATGGGATGGAAAGCACCGGAACGCTTTAAGGTAAAAGCCGCCGATGGAGTGACCGACTTGTATGGCGTGATGTGGAAACCTGCCGATTTTGACTCGACAAAGGTGTATCCTATCATTTCGAATGTTTATCCGGGACCGTTCTTTGAGTATGTGCCGACACGTTTCACGATTAACGATGTTTATAACACCCGCCTGGCTCAACTGGGATTCATTGTAATAACCGTAGGACATAGAGGTGGTACTCCGATGCGCGGAAAGGCTTATCATACCTACGGATACAACAATATGCGTGATTATCCGTTGGCGGATGATAAATATGCTATCGAGCAACTGGCTGCCCGTTATCCGTTTATTGATGCCACTAAAGTAGGTATTTACGGACATTCCGGTGGGGGATTTATGTCGGCTGCCGCCATTTGCACTTATCCTGATTTCTATTCGGCTGCCGTTTCATCGGCTGGTAATCATGACAACCGCATTTACAATAAAGGATTTGTAGAGATTCATTTCGGTGTGGATGAGAAGGTGAAAACGACTAAAGACAGTTTGGGAGTAGAAAGCACGACGTATGATTATAGTGTCCGCGTACGTCCGAATCAGGAGTTGGCAAAGAATTATAAGCACGGCTTGCTGCTGTTTACCGGTGCGATGGATAAGACTGTGAATCCGGCTAACACATTGCGTTTGGTGGATGCATTGATTAAGGCAGACAAGGATTTCGAGATGTTTGTATTGCCGAAATGTACACATGGATTCTTCGGTGAGTCCGAGGACTTCTTCGAACATAAGATGTGGCGTCATTTTGCCCGCTTGCTGTTGCATGACAACTCGGCGGATTCTGATGTCGATTTGAATAAGGATATGATTAAAGATGACAGGAGAAGATAA
- a CDS encoding PKD-like family lipoprotein — protein sequence MKKILTYIFIGATMASLSGCLDNDNNYNYSEVNELEKKIGITGMKAEYLLAFQEEVTITPSFELTIDKENPDVSYEWRLDGILLPDETNPSCTFSFERGGMHEVTYTVIDNKTGIKFSKSCTLRVRSPFARGWLVLSEDGARNSRLSFVGASSINYKLTVTDGTTVAEIDRDSLVYNQVVEDVISGLGSHPKGLLLNAGYLGAYGEVLEIPDEVIVMQDRWAELNGITLEREVYTDEEFRGDLPQNFDPVSAAMTYSAKALLNSDGYIYWANMVTHKDFHSCGYTSFPVGKNKKFKGLYQSYKVNKYHGAMPVLTEDNEIAGLIDDAIPEYGNPDVLEISDYSSLVYSVQTGEDKETPVDERYKLEDGWKILAMMPASSNDAGYQETRPGWVAIINNGPQYKLLYFQWKLANPRYSSKISTISFEEYELDGLTGFTDMAVFNNKKYVVIANGNDLYYFQYGAGSEAVLKKFHTFNSSVKSLAANDIYVFYNRSYPVGWQPEHNGQLGVALEDNTFSIYEVWETEDSKAVATDVKIDQLFPDPANPVTNNFGKIVDIHYKYGSVGEFLEFKY from the coding sequence ATGAAGAAGATATTGACATATATATTCATTGGAGCAACCATGGCAAGTTTGTCCGGTTGCTTGGATAATGATAACAACTATAATTATAGTGAGGTTAATGAATTGGAGAAAAAGATAGGGATTACCGGAATGAAAGCAGAATATTTGCTTGCTTTTCAAGAAGAGGTAACTATAACTCCTTCCTTTGAGCTTACAATTGATAAAGAGAATCCCGATGTCTCTTATGAATGGAGGCTGGATGGTATATTATTGCCGGATGAAACGAATCCTTCTTGCACATTTAGCTTTGAACGTGGTGGTATGCACGAAGTTACTTATACGGTGATAGATAATAAAACCGGAATAAAATTCTCCAAAAGTTGTACGTTGAGAGTGCGTTCACCGTTTGCACGTGGTTGGTTGGTATTGAGTGAGGATGGTGCACGGAATTCCAGACTCTCTTTTGTTGGTGCTAGTTCTATTAATTATAAATTGACTGTGACTGATGGCACTACAGTGGCTGAAATTGATCGTGACTCACTTGTATATAATCAAGTTGTAGAGGATGTAATATCTGGATTAGGCTCTCATCCCAAGGGGCTACTTTTGAATGCCGGTTATCTGGGTGCTTATGGCGAGGTTCTTGAAATACCGGACGAAGTGATTGTGATGCAAGATCGTTGGGCAGAGTTAAATGGTATTACATTGGAACGTGAGGTTTACACTGATGAAGAGTTTAGAGGAGATTTGCCACAAAATTTTGATCCGGTGTCAGCTGCCATGACTTACTCTGCTAAGGCCTTATTAAATTCCGATGGATACATTTATTGGGCGAATATGGTTACTCACAAAGACTTTCATTCTTGTGGTTATACTTCTTTTCCGGTGGGTAAGAATAAAAAATTCAAAGGACTTTATCAGAGTTATAAAGTTAATAAATATCATGGAGCTATGCCTGTTCTCACGGAGGATAATGAGATTGCAGGTCTCATCGATGATGCAATTCCTGAATATGGGAATCCTGACGTACTGGAGATATCTGATTATAGTAGCCTAGTATATAGTGTACAAACAGGAGAAGACAAGGAGACACCTGTAGATGAAAGATATAAATTGGAAGATGGTTGGAAAATACTGGCTATGATGCCGGCGTCTTCAAATGATGCGGGCTATCAAGAAACCAGACCAGGCTGGGTAGCAATCATAAATAATGGTCCTCAGTATAAGTTATTATATTTTCAATGGAAATTGGCAAACCCTCGTTATTCTAGTAAGATTTCTACTATATCCTTTGAAGAATATGAACTCGATGGCTTGACCGGATTCACGGATATGGCAGTATTTAACAATAAAAAGTATGTGGTGATAGCTAATGGCAATGATTTGTATTATTTCCAGTATGGAGCAGGAAGTGAAGCCGTGTTGAAGAAGTTCCATACATTCAATTCTTCTGTGAAGTCATTGGCTGCGAATGATATTTATGTTTTTTATAATCGTTCATATCCTGTGGGCTGGCAACCGGAACATAACGGACAGTTGGGAGTAGCTTTGGAAGATAATACTTTTAGTATTTATGAAGTTTGGGAGACGGAAGATAGTAAAGCGGTGGCTACGGATGTCAAGATCGATCAACTTTTTCCGGATCCGGCAAATCCTGTAACTAATAACTTTGGTAAAATTGTGGATATTCATTATAAATATGGTTCTGTAGGAGAATTTCTTGAATTTAAATATTAG
- a CDS encoding RagB/SusD family nutrient uptake outer membrane protein, with amino-acid sequence MKRIYRTIVLLGAMVTLGTSCSDWLNVYPSDQIKEEFLFETGDGYRAALNGIYRKMASWSIYGSNLKWGLIDAWGQVYDMELAPIDEGGQAMKQIENLKFTDQQLTPTTDKMWSDAWNVVANCNELAQQAELADSALFYSGELERKMILGEAIGLRAYIQFDLLRVYTPSPAMNPGNQTFIPYINTYPAYVSNRETVSYCLEQIIKDLKRAQELLWEVDKSANWRDRFEEGKNDETLFWASRGFRLNYYAVTAELARVYLYAGMPDEAYKQAEIIIQQNSLFAALTDEKVALEALREGNVKMYDDIIFALYSPKDLIEWDRLINHKNDKSEGSDKKSYFLGITSAIANERYGSDLNTDWRIRYQMEKKNYNDYCSMKYYQQPDSYKYSEINNVIVPMFRMSEVYYIAAEAIYQTDLDKAKEYLRTVKKSRGIDADLEKVTASQFMTMLVNDAQREFFGEGQTFFMFKRLMRTMKGRKEVLATRENMVLPLPESESAI; translated from the coding sequence ATGAAAAGAATATATAGAACGATTGTTTTGTTAGGGGCGATGGTCACTCTAGGAACATCATGCAGTGATTGGTTGAACGTATATCCGTCCGATCAGATAAAAGAAGAGTTTTTGTTTGAAACAGGAGACGGATATCGTGCGGCATTAAATGGCATTTACCGTAAGATGGCTTCTTGGAGTATTTACGGTAGTAATTTGAAATGGGGACTTATAGATGCTTGGGGGCAGGTGTATGATATGGAACTGGCACCGATTGATGAGGGTGGACAGGCTATGAAACAAATAGAAAATCTGAAATTTACAGACCAACAGTTAACACCCACCACGGACAAAATGTGGAGTGACGCATGGAATGTGGTAGCCAACTGTAATGAATTGGCACAGCAGGCGGAACTGGCAGACAGTGCACTTTTTTACAGCGGGGAACTGGAGCGTAAGATGATTTTGGGAGAGGCAATAGGCTTGCGTGCATATATACAGTTCGACTTGTTGCGTGTATATACTCCTTCTCCTGCAATGAATCCGGGCAATCAGACTTTTATTCCTTATATAAATACCTATCCGGCTTATGTTAGTAATCGCGAGACGGTTTCTTATTGCTTGGAACAGATCATTAAAGATTTGAAAAGAGCGCAGGAGTTGTTGTGGGAAGTGGATAAAAGCGCCAATTGGAGGGATCGTTTCGAGGAAGGTAAAAATGATGAAACGTTATTTTGGGCATCTCGTGGGTTTCGTTTGAACTATTATGCCGTTACTGCCGAACTGGCTCGTGTATATTTGTATGCGGGTATGCCGGATGAGGCTTACAAGCAGGCTGAAATTATTATTCAACAAAACAGTCTTTTTGCTGCACTAACGGATGAAAAAGTTGCGTTGGAGGCACTAAGAGAAGGTAATGTGAAAATGTATGATGATATTATATTTGCTCTTTATTCTCCTAAAGATTTGATAGAATGGGATCGTTTGATAAATCACAAAAATGACAAGTCTGAGGGTAGTGATAAAAAGAGTTATTTTCTAGGTATAACTTCTGCTATTGCCAACGAACGTTATGGTAGTGATTTGAATACGGATTGGCGAATCCGTTACCAAATGGAGAAAAAAAATTATAACGATTATTGTTCAATGAAATATTATCAGCAGCCTGATAGTTATAAATATTCAGAAATAAATAATGTGATTGTTCCTATGTTCCGTATGTCGGAAGTTTATTATATTGCAGCTGAGGCTATCTATCAGACAGATTTGGATAAAGCAAAAGAGTATCTGAGAACTGTGAAAAAGAGTAGGGGAATTGATGCCGATTTGGAAAAAGTGACTGCATCTCAATTTATGACCATGCTTGTGAATGACGCTCAGAGAGAATTTTTTGGAGAAGGACAGACTTTCTTTATGTTCAAGCGATTGATGCGAACTATGAAAGGGAGAAAAGAGGTGCTGGCTACAAGAGAGAATATGGTATTGCCGTTACCCGAATCTGAAAGTGCAATTTAA